A window from Gossypium raimondii isolate GPD5lz chromosome 7, ASM2569854v1, whole genome shotgun sequence encodes these proteins:
- the LOC105802717 gene encoding fasciclin-like arabinogalactan protein 7, which yields MQFSRNFMMICSALLLCSSLTYGQTASPPAPVAITPTPTPAPAPAPEYVNLTYLLSVAGPFHTFLNYLESTKVIDTFQSQANNTEQGITIFVPKDDSFKGLKKPSLSNLSDDQLKSLILFHALPKYYALADFNDLSTKGPITTLAGGQYTLNFTDDSGTVHLDSGWSKTKVSSAVHSTDPIAIYQVNKVLLPEAIFGTDIPPTPAPSPAPDISPAADSPSADSKEGGSPSKALPSDSASHRVMKLSIWSHLVLAVLGGLVLLF from the coding sequence ATGCAGTTTTCCaggaattttatgatgatttGTTCTGCATTGCTCCTGTGCTCTTCCTTGACATATGGGCAAACGGCTAGTCCACCGGCTCCGGTGGCAATAACCCCAACTCCGACACCTGCACCGGCTCCGGCACCAGAATACGTAAACCTAACTTATTTACTCTCTGTGGCTGGTCCATTTCACACTTTCCTTAACTACCTTGAATCAACTAAAGTGATTGACACCTTCCAAAGCCAAGCCAACAACACTGAACAAGGCATTACAATTTTCGTACCGAAAGACGATTCGTTCAAGGGTCTTAAGAAGCCGTCATTGTCCAATCTCAGTGATGATCAGCTTAAATCGCTCATCCTTTTCCATGCCTTGCCCAAATACTATGCCCTTGCCGACTTCAATGACCTCAGTACAAAAGGCCCTATCACTACACTTGCTGGTGGCCAATACACTTTGAATTTCACCGATGACTCCGGCACCGTGCACCTCGATTCAGGATGGAGCAAAACAAAAGTATCCAGCGCTGTACATTCGACCGATCCGATCGCGATATATCAGGTGAATAAGGTCCTTCTTCCTGAGGCTATCTTTGGTACCGATATACCTCCAACGCCTGCACCATCCCCAGCTCCTGATATTAGCCCAGCTGCGGATTCTCCATCCGCAGACTCGAAAGAAGGCGGTTCTCCGTCGAAGGCTTTGCCATCGGATTCAGCTTCTCATAGGGTTATGAAGTTGAGCATTTGGAGTCATCTGGTTTTGGCAGTCTTAGGTGGGTTGGTTCTGCTTTTCTAA
- the LOC105802689 gene encoding fimbrin-5 isoform X1, whose product MSSYQGVIVSDPWLQSQFTQVELRTLKSKFISVRTQHGRVTRDDLPPVFAGMKAFSEMFSEDEIKTFLGESNSDMGEEIDFEAFLRLYLDLQGRAVEKSGGLRSSFLKATTTTFHHAINESEKASYVAHINNYLAEDKFLKDFLPIDPATDALFDLAKDGVLLCKLINVAVPGTIDERAINTKKVLNPWERNENHTLCLNSAKAIGCTVVNIGTQDLVEARPHLVLGLISQIIKIQLLADLNLKKTPQLVELVDDSQEVEELLSLAPEKVLLKWMNFHLKKAGYQKQVTNFSTDLKDGEAYAHLLNALAPEHSTHSTLDAKDPTERANKVLEMAEKLDCKRYLTPKDIVEGSPNLNLAFVAQIFHHRNGLTDSKTTTFAEMMTDDAETSREERCFRFWMNSLGATTYVNNVFEDVRNGYVMLEIVDKIFPGTVNWKQANKPPIKMPFKQVENCNQVIQIGRNLNFSLVNVAGNDIVAGNKKLIIAFLWQLMRFSMLQLLKNLRTHSQGKEITDADILNWANNKVKKAGRTSQMESFKDKSLSSGIFFLELLSAVEPRVVNWGLVTKGETDEDKKLNATYIISVARKLGCSIFLLPEDVIEVNQKMMLTLTASIMYWSLQQQEAASEDGEISDEIFVEGRENETRLSGETSDLTLDSESSKTEE is encoded by the exons ATGTCTAGTTATCAAGGTGTGATTGTTTCTGATCCATGGCTTCAAAGCCAGTTCACTCAAGTCGAGCTCCGAACCCTCAAATCCAAG TTTATCTCTGTGAGGACACAACATGGCCGTGTTACTCGGGATGATCTGCCACCAGTGTTTGCTGGTATGAAAGCTTTCAGTGAAATGTTTAGTGAGGATGAGATTAAGACTTTCTTGGGAGAGTCAAACAGTGACATGGGTGAAGAAATTGATTTTGAGGCCTTCCTTCGG CTTTATCTAGATTTGCAAGGTCGCGCAGTTGAAAAATCAGGTGGCTTGAGATCTTCATTTCTCAAGGCAACCACAACCACTTTTCACCATGCTATTAATGAATCTGAGAAGGCTTCTTATGTTGCTCATATCAATAACTATCTGGCAGAAGATAAATTCTTGAAAGATTTTCTTCCAATTGATCCAGCCACAGACGCTTTATTTGATCTTGCGAAAGATGGAGTCCTTCTTTG CAAGCTTATCAATGTAGCTGTTCCTGGGACCATAGATGAGCGAGCTATTAACACAAAAAAGGTTCTTAATCCCTGGGAGAGGAATGAGAATCATACTCTTTGCCTTAATTCTGCAAAAGCTATTGGTTGCACCGTGGTTAACATTGGCACACAAGACCTTGTTGAAGCAAGA CCCCACCTGGTACTTGGATTGATTTCTCAAATTATTAAG ATTCAACTACTAGCTGATCTCAATCTGAAGAAAACTCCTCAACTTGTAGAACTGGTGGATGATAGCCAG GAGGTGGAGGAGCTTTTGAGTTTAGCACCTGAAAAGGTTTTActgaaatggatgaattttcaTCTGAAGAAAGCTGGATACCAAAAGCAGGTTACAAACTTCTCTACAGATTTGAAG GATGGAGAAGCATATGCACACCTGCTTAATGCACTTGCTCCTGAACACAGTACGCATTCAACTTTGGATGCAAAGGATCCAACTGAAAGAGCAAACAAGGTTCTTGAGATGGCAGAGAAATTGGATTGCAAAAGATATCTCACTCCTAAGGACATTGTCGAGGGCTCACCAAATCTCAATCTTGCATTTGTAGCTCAAATATTCCATCACAG GAATGGTTTAACTGACAGCAAAACGACAACCTTTGCTGAGATGATGACGGATGATGCAGAAACGTCTCGTGAAGAGAGATGCTTTCGCTTTTGGATGAATAGTCTTGGAGCTACTACATATGTCAACAATGTTTTTGAAGATGTTAGAAACGG GTATGTTATGTTGGAAATTGTGGATAAAATTTTTCCTGGAACAGTTAACTGGAAGCAGGCAAATAAGCCTCCTATAAAGATGCCATTTAAACAGGTTGAGAATTGCAATCAAGTGATACAGATTGGCAGGAATTTAAATTTCTCACTTGTCAATGTAGCTGGCAATGATATTGTGGCTGGAAACAAGAAACTTATAATAG CATTTTTGTGGCAACTGATGAGGTTTTCAATGCTACAACTCCTTAAAAACTTGAGAACTCACTCCCAAGGTAAAGAAATTACAGATGCTGATATTCTGAACTGGGCTAACAATAAAGTAAAGAAGGCAGGTAGAACCTCTCAAATGGAGAGCTTCAAG GATAAAAGCCTTTCCAGTGGTATATTCTTCCTCGAGCTTCTCAGTGCAGTGGAACCAAGGGTCGTTAACTGGGGTCTTGTTACCAAGGGAGAAACTG ATGAAGATAAGAAGTTGAATGCAACTTATATAATCAGTGTTGCTCGGAAGCTTGGGTGCTCCATTTTCTTGTTACCCGAGGATGTCATAGAG GTGAACCAGAAAATGATGCTTACATTGACAGCCAGCATCATGTACTGGAGCCTACAGCAGCAGGAAGCAGCGTCTGAAGATGGTGAGATTTCTGATGAGATATTTGTGGAAGGCCGCGAGAATGAGACACGTCTCTCCGGTGAAACCTCCGACTTAACTCTTGATTCAGAATCTTCAAAGACGGAAGAATAG
- the LOC105802689 gene encoding fimbrin-5 isoform X2 yields the protein MSSYQGVIVSDPWLQSQFTQVELRTLKSKFISVRTQHGRVTRDDLPPVFAGMKAFSEMFSEDEIKTFLGESNSDMGEEIDFEAFLRLYLDLQGRAVEKSGGLRSSFLKATTTTFHHAINESEKASYVAHINNYLAEDKFLKDFLPIDPATDALFDLAKDGVLLCKLINVAVPGTIDERAINTKKVLNPWERNENHTLCLNSAKAIGCTVVNIGTQDLVEARIQLLADLNLKKTPQLVELVDDSQEVEELLSLAPEKVLLKWMNFHLKKAGYQKQVTNFSTDLKDGEAYAHLLNALAPEHSTHSTLDAKDPTERANKVLEMAEKLDCKRYLTPKDIVEGSPNLNLAFVAQIFHHRNGLTDSKTTTFAEMMTDDAETSREERCFRFWMNSLGATTYVNNVFEDVRNGYVMLEIVDKIFPGTVNWKQANKPPIKMPFKQVENCNQVIQIGRNLNFSLVNVAGNDIVAGNKKLIIAFLWQLMRFSMLQLLKNLRTHSQGKEITDADILNWANNKVKKAGRTSQMESFKDKSLSSGIFFLELLSAVEPRVVNWGLVTKGETDEDKKLNATYIISVARKLGCSIFLLPEDVIEVNQKMMLTLTASIMYWSLQQQEAASEDGEISDEIFVEGRENETRLSGETSDLTLDSESSKTEE from the exons ATGTCTAGTTATCAAGGTGTGATTGTTTCTGATCCATGGCTTCAAAGCCAGTTCACTCAAGTCGAGCTCCGAACCCTCAAATCCAAG TTTATCTCTGTGAGGACACAACATGGCCGTGTTACTCGGGATGATCTGCCACCAGTGTTTGCTGGTATGAAAGCTTTCAGTGAAATGTTTAGTGAGGATGAGATTAAGACTTTCTTGGGAGAGTCAAACAGTGACATGGGTGAAGAAATTGATTTTGAGGCCTTCCTTCGG CTTTATCTAGATTTGCAAGGTCGCGCAGTTGAAAAATCAGGTGGCTTGAGATCTTCATTTCTCAAGGCAACCACAACCACTTTTCACCATGCTATTAATGAATCTGAGAAGGCTTCTTATGTTGCTCATATCAATAACTATCTGGCAGAAGATAAATTCTTGAAAGATTTTCTTCCAATTGATCCAGCCACAGACGCTTTATTTGATCTTGCGAAAGATGGAGTCCTTCTTTG CAAGCTTATCAATGTAGCTGTTCCTGGGACCATAGATGAGCGAGCTATTAACACAAAAAAGGTTCTTAATCCCTGGGAGAGGAATGAGAATCATACTCTTTGCCTTAATTCTGCAAAAGCTATTGGTTGCACCGTGGTTAACATTGGCACACAAGACCTTGTTGAAGCAAGA ATTCAACTACTAGCTGATCTCAATCTGAAGAAAACTCCTCAACTTGTAGAACTGGTGGATGATAGCCAG GAGGTGGAGGAGCTTTTGAGTTTAGCACCTGAAAAGGTTTTActgaaatggatgaattttcaTCTGAAGAAAGCTGGATACCAAAAGCAGGTTACAAACTTCTCTACAGATTTGAAG GATGGAGAAGCATATGCACACCTGCTTAATGCACTTGCTCCTGAACACAGTACGCATTCAACTTTGGATGCAAAGGATCCAACTGAAAGAGCAAACAAGGTTCTTGAGATGGCAGAGAAATTGGATTGCAAAAGATATCTCACTCCTAAGGACATTGTCGAGGGCTCACCAAATCTCAATCTTGCATTTGTAGCTCAAATATTCCATCACAG GAATGGTTTAACTGACAGCAAAACGACAACCTTTGCTGAGATGATGACGGATGATGCAGAAACGTCTCGTGAAGAGAGATGCTTTCGCTTTTGGATGAATAGTCTTGGAGCTACTACATATGTCAACAATGTTTTTGAAGATGTTAGAAACGG GTATGTTATGTTGGAAATTGTGGATAAAATTTTTCCTGGAACAGTTAACTGGAAGCAGGCAAATAAGCCTCCTATAAAGATGCCATTTAAACAGGTTGAGAATTGCAATCAAGTGATACAGATTGGCAGGAATTTAAATTTCTCACTTGTCAATGTAGCTGGCAATGATATTGTGGCTGGAAACAAGAAACTTATAATAG CATTTTTGTGGCAACTGATGAGGTTTTCAATGCTACAACTCCTTAAAAACTTGAGAACTCACTCCCAAGGTAAAGAAATTACAGATGCTGATATTCTGAACTGGGCTAACAATAAAGTAAAGAAGGCAGGTAGAACCTCTCAAATGGAGAGCTTCAAG GATAAAAGCCTTTCCAGTGGTATATTCTTCCTCGAGCTTCTCAGTGCAGTGGAACCAAGGGTCGTTAACTGGGGTCTTGTTACCAAGGGAGAAACTG ATGAAGATAAGAAGTTGAATGCAACTTATATAATCAGTGTTGCTCGGAAGCTTGGGTGCTCCATTTTCTTGTTACCCGAGGATGTCATAGAG GTGAACCAGAAAATGATGCTTACATTGACAGCCAGCATCATGTACTGGAGCCTACAGCAGCAGGAAGCAGCGTCTGAAGATGGTGAGATTTCTGATGAGATATTTGTGGAAGGCCGCGAGAATGAGACACGTCTCTCCGGTGAAACCTCCGACTTAACTCTTGATTCAGAATCTTCAAAGACGGAAGAATAG
- the LOC105802689 gene encoding fimbrin-5 isoform X3, with amino-acid sequence MRLRLSWESQTVTWVKKLILRPSFGWQCLGLVNWQLYLDLQGRAVEKSGGLRSSFLKATTTTFHHAINESEKASYVAHINNYLAEDKFLKDFLPIDPATDALFDLAKDGVLLCKLINVAVPGTIDERAINTKKVLNPWERNENHTLCLNSAKAIGCTVVNIGTQDLVEARPHLVLGLISQIIKIQLLADLNLKKTPQLVELVDDSQEVEELLSLAPEKVLLKWMNFHLKKAGYQKQVTNFSTDLKDGEAYAHLLNALAPEHSTHSTLDAKDPTERANKVLEMAEKLDCKRYLTPKDIVEGSPNLNLAFVAQIFHHRNGLTDSKTTTFAEMMTDDAETSREERCFRFWMNSLGATTYVNNVFEDVRNGYVMLEIVDKIFPGTVNWKQANKPPIKMPFKQVENCNQVIQIGRNLNFSLVNVAGNDIVAGNKKLIIAFLWQLMRFSMLQLLKNLRTHSQGKEITDADILNWANNKVKKAGRTSQMESFKDKSLSSGIFFLELLSAVEPRVVNWGLVTKGETDEDKKLNATYIISVARKLGCSIFLLPEDVIEVNQKMMLTLTASIMYWSLQQQEAASEDGEISDEIFVEGRENETRLSGETSDLTLDSESSKTEE; translated from the exons ATGAGATTAAGACTTTCTTGGGAGAGTCAAACAGTGACATGGGTGAAGAAATTGATTTTGAGGCCTTCCTTCGG GTGGCAATGTTTGGGTTTGGTGAATTGGCAGCTTTATCTAGATTTGCAAGGTCGCGCAGTTGAAAAATCAGGTGGCTTGAGATCTTCATTTCTCAAGGCAACCACAACCACTTTTCACCATGCTATTAATGAATCTGAGAAGGCTTCTTATGTTGCTCATATCAATAACTATCTGGCAGAAGATAAATTCTTGAAAGATTTTCTTCCAATTGATCCAGCCACAGACGCTTTATTTGATCTTGCGAAAGATGGAGTCCTTCTTTG CAAGCTTATCAATGTAGCTGTTCCTGGGACCATAGATGAGCGAGCTATTAACACAAAAAAGGTTCTTAATCCCTGGGAGAGGAATGAGAATCATACTCTTTGCCTTAATTCTGCAAAAGCTATTGGTTGCACCGTGGTTAACATTGGCACACAAGACCTTGTTGAAGCAAGA CCCCACCTGGTACTTGGATTGATTTCTCAAATTATTAAG ATTCAACTACTAGCTGATCTCAATCTGAAGAAAACTCCTCAACTTGTAGAACTGGTGGATGATAGCCAG GAGGTGGAGGAGCTTTTGAGTTTAGCACCTGAAAAGGTTTTActgaaatggatgaattttcaTCTGAAGAAAGCTGGATACCAAAAGCAGGTTACAAACTTCTCTACAGATTTGAAG GATGGAGAAGCATATGCACACCTGCTTAATGCACTTGCTCCTGAACACAGTACGCATTCAACTTTGGATGCAAAGGATCCAACTGAAAGAGCAAACAAGGTTCTTGAGATGGCAGAGAAATTGGATTGCAAAAGATATCTCACTCCTAAGGACATTGTCGAGGGCTCACCAAATCTCAATCTTGCATTTGTAGCTCAAATATTCCATCACAG GAATGGTTTAACTGACAGCAAAACGACAACCTTTGCTGAGATGATGACGGATGATGCAGAAACGTCTCGTGAAGAGAGATGCTTTCGCTTTTGGATGAATAGTCTTGGAGCTACTACATATGTCAACAATGTTTTTGAAGATGTTAGAAACGG GTATGTTATGTTGGAAATTGTGGATAAAATTTTTCCTGGAACAGTTAACTGGAAGCAGGCAAATAAGCCTCCTATAAAGATGCCATTTAAACAGGTTGAGAATTGCAATCAAGTGATACAGATTGGCAGGAATTTAAATTTCTCACTTGTCAATGTAGCTGGCAATGATATTGTGGCTGGAAACAAGAAACTTATAATAG CATTTTTGTGGCAACTGATGAGGTTTTCAATGCTACAACTCCTTAAAAACTTGAGAACTCACTCCCAAGGTAAAGAAATTACAGATGCTGATATTCTGAACTGGGCTAACAATAAAGTAAAGAAGGCAGGTAGAACCTCTCAAATGGAGAGCTTCAAG GATAAAAGCCTTTCCAGTGGTATATTCTTCCTCGAGCTTCTCAGTGCAGTGGAACCAAGGGTCGTTAACTGGGGTCTTGTTACCAAGGGAGAAACTG ATGAAGATAAGAAGTTGAATGCAACTTATATAATCAGTGTTGCTCGGAAGCTTGGGTGCTCCATTTTCTTGTTACCCGAGGATGTCATAGAG GTGAACCAGAAAATGATGCTTACATTGACAGCCAGCATCATGTACTGGAGCCTACAGCAGCAGGAAGCAGCGTCTGAAGATGGTGAGATTTCTGATGAGATATTTGTGGAAGGCCGCGAGAATGAGACACGTCTCTCCGGTGAAACCTCCGACTTAACTCTTGATTCAGAATCTTCAAAGACGGAAGAATAG
- the LOC105802710 gene encoding uncharacterized protein LOC105802710, translated as MFGTQSKRDLALELQAQFPILRPSIHARRANLTVKFQDLYGFTVEGNVDDVNVLNEVREKVRQQGRVWWALEASKGANWYLQPQVSSLSEGIVLKSSLKLAALANSITLKRLIRKGIPPVLRPKVWFSLSGAAKKKSTVPESYYNDLTKAVDGKVTPATRQIDHDLPRTFPGHPWLDTPEGHAALRRVLVGYSFRDSDVGYCQGLNYVAALLLLVMKTEEDAFWMLAVLLENVLVNDCYTNNLSGCHVEQRVFKDLLAKKCPRIAAHLEALEFDVSLVATEWFLCLFSKSLPSETTLRVWDVLFYEGAKVLFHAALAIFMMKEDELLLTHQVGDIINILQRTTHHLFDPDELLTVAFDKIGFMTTNTISKQRKKQEPEVMKELDERLRRLNSLRTDDK; from the exons ATGTTTGGTACCCAAAGTAAAAGAGACCTTGCTTTGGAATTGCAAGCACAATTTCCAATTTTAAGGCCAAGCATCCATGCAAGAAGAGCTAATCTTACAGTGAAATTCCAAGACCTTTATGGGTTTACTGTTGAAGGTAATGTGGATGATGTTAATGTGCTGAATGAGGTAAGAGAAAAGGTAAGGCAACAAGGGCGAGTTTGGTGGGCACTTGAAGCAAGCAAAGGAGCCAATTGGTATTTACAGCCACAAGTTTCTTCATTATCGGAAGGAATTGTGTTGAAATCTTCACTCAAATTGGCAGCTTTGGCTAATTCTATTACATTGAAGAGGCTTATTAGGAAAGGTATTCCCCCTGTACTTAGGCCTAAGGTTTGGTTTTCGCTATCCGGTGCCGCCAAGAAGAAGTCTACGGTGCCTGAAAGTTATTACAATGATTTGACAAAGGCGGTAGATGGTAAAGTAACACCTGCTACAAGGCAGATTGATCAT GACCTTCCACGAACCTTCCCTGGCCATCCATGGTTGGATACTCCAGAGGGCCATGCTGCTCTCCGGCGTGTGCTTGTGGGGTATTCTTTTCGTGATTCTGATGTAGGTTACTGTCAG GGCTTAAACTATGTTGCTGCATTGCTATTGCTTGTTATGAAAACGGAGGAAGATGCATTTTGGATGCTTGCCGTCCTCCTCGAGAATGTTTTAGTTAATGATTGCTATACAAATAACTTATCTGGATGCCATGTTGAGCAAAGGGTTTTTAAAGATTTGCTTGCTAAGAAGTGCCCAAG GATTGCTGCTCATTTGGAAGCATTGGAGTTTGATGTCTCCCTCGTTGCGACAGAGTGGTTCCTGTGCCTCTTTTCTAAAAGCTTGCCTTCGGAG ACAACTCTGCGGGTGTGGGATGTCCTTTTCTATGAGGGGGCAAAGGTTCTTTTTCATGCTGCTTTGGCAATATTTATG ATGAAGGAAGACGAGTTGCTTCTAACGCATCAGGTTGGcgacattattaatatattacaaaGAACTACCCATCACCTTTTTGATCCTGATGAGTTATTGACA GTTGCGTTTGATAAGATCGGTTTTATGACGACAAACACTATATCAAAGCAAAGGAAAAAGCAAGAACCAGAAGTAATGAAAGAGCTTGATGAGAGACTAAGAAGACTAAACTCTCTCAGAACTGATGACAAATAA